In the Novosphingobium sp. 9 genome, one interval contains:
- a CDS encoding branched-chain amino acid aminotransferase produces MATLADTGLAFTTLPHPAPASDEQRAAVLANPGFGSHFTDHMVVIEWSEGTGWHDATLGPRGPLALDPAAAVLHYAQEIFEGLKAYVQADGSVSLFRPEANARRFNDSARRLAMPELPEALFIEAIERLVRADRGWIPEGEGASLYLRPFMIATEAFLGVRPAKSYKFIVIASPAGNYFKSGSPAVSIWVSDYVRAAPGGTGAAKCGGNYAASLVPQGEAIARGHDQVVFLDAVERKWIEELGGMNLYFVFADGTLLTPELTGTILPGITRDSLLTLAREEGLQVIEGRYSMDEWRADTASGKLLETFACGTAAVVTPVGKVCGHDGDFEIGTGGPGQLTQKLKARLVAIQRGQESDTHGWVRKIA; encoded by the coding sequence ATGGCGACTCTCGCCGATACCGGCCTCGCATTCACCACCCTGCCCCATCCGGCTCCGGCCAGCGACGAGCAGCGCGCGGCGGTACTCGCCAACCCCGGTTTCGGCTCGCACTTCACCGATCACATGGTCGTCATCGAATGGAGCGAAGGCACCGGCTGGCATGACGCAACGCTCGGCCCGCGCGGCCCGCTGGCCCTCGATCCGGCCGCCGCCGTGCTTCATTATGCGCAGGAAATCTTTGAAGGTCTGAAAGCTTACGTGCAGGCCGATGGCAGCGTTTCGCTGTTCCGCCCCGAAGCGAACGCCCGCCGTTTCAACGACTCCGCCCGCCGCCTCGCCATGCCCGAGCTGCCCGAGGCGCTGTTCATCGAGGCGATCGAGCGACTGGTCCGCGCCGATCGCGGCTGGATTCCCGAAGGCGAAGGCGCCTCGCTTTATCTCCGCCCCTTCATGATCGCGACCGAAGCGTTCCTGGGCGTGCGTCCGGCCAAGAGCTACAAGTTCATCGTCATCGCCAGCCCGGCAGGCAACTACTTCAAATCCGGCTCACCCGCCGTCTCGATCTGGGTCAGCGACTATGTTCGCGCCGCGCCCGGCGGCACCGGCGCGGCCAAGTGCGGAGGCAACTACGCCGCCAGCCTCGTGCCGCAGGGTGAGGCCATCGCGCGCGGGCACGATCAGGTCGTGTTCCTCGATGCCGTAGAGCGCAAGTGGATCGAGGAACTGGGCGGCATGAACCTGTACTTCGTGTTTGCGGACGGCACTCTCCTGACCCCCGAACTGACCGGCACGATCCTGCCCGGCATCACGCGCGACAGCCTGCTCACACTGGCGCGCGAAGAAGGACTGCAGGTGATCGAAGGCCGGTATTCGATGGACGAATGGCGCGCCGATACTGCTTCCGGCAAGCTGCTGGAAACCTTCGCCTGCGGCACTGCCGCTGTGGTGACGCCGGTGGGCAAGGTCTGCGGCCATGACGGCGATTTCGAAATAGGCACGGGCGGCCCCGGTCAGCTCACCCAGAAGCTGAAGGCCCGTCTTGTCGCGATCCAGCGCGGCCAGGAAAGCGACACGCACGGCTGGGTCCGCAAGATCGCCTGA
- a CDS encoding DNA cytosine methyltransferase, with translation MLTPRELARAQGFPETYVLDPIVRKFLRGKWVERRLTIAEQISAIGNSVCPPVARALVAANQPGISDLRMAA, from the coding sequence ATGCTGACGCCGCGCGAGCTGGCTCGGGCGCAGGGCTTCCCTGAAACCTACGTGCTTGACCCGATCGTTCGCAAGTTCCTGCGCGGCAAGTGGGTAGAGCGCCGCCTGACGATCGCTGAGCAGATCAGCGCGATCGGGAACAGCGTTTGCCCGCCTGTTGCCCGCGCGCTCGTCGCCGCAAACCAGCCAGGCATTTCAGACCTGAGGATGGCCGCATGA
- a CDS encoding PD-(D/E)XK nuclease-like domain-containing protein yields MTVLTFDQAETIEAVAAAIRRSDLAVATLTNGVTEETLCWQDPETGVWLRARPDFRPNSILTKRAMMVVSDLKFVAESNASPEGFAKAIHNFGYHQSAAFYMDGIKAIYGHYPTHWVHVVVERDAPHCVALYELPGEDIERGRVLNRRAINLFAHCLRENRWPGYADEPAQVGLPTWARMRIDDLTPEEMAFAAAA; encoded by the coding sequence ATGACCGTGCTGACCTTCGACCAGGCCGAAACGATCGAGGCCGTAGCTGCCGCGATCCGTCGCAGCGATCTGGCGGTGGCCACGCTGACCAATGGCGTGACAGAGGAAACGCTGTGCTGGCAGGACCCGGAAACTGGCGTGTGGCTACGCGCCCGGCCCGACTTCCGACCGAACAGCATCCTGACCAAGCGCGCCATGATGGTGGTGTCCGATCTCAAGTTCGTGGCCGAGAGCAATGCGAGCCCGGAAGGCTTCGCCAAGGCGATCCACAACTTCGGATATCACCAGAGTGCCGCCTTTTACATGGACGGCATCAAGGCGATCTACGGCCACTATCCGACCCATTGGGTCCATGTCGTGGTCGAGCGGGATGCCCCGCATTGCGTCGCTCTCTACGAGCTGCCCGGCGAGGACATTGAGCGGGGCAGGGTGCTGAACCGCCGCGCGATCAACCTGTTCGCCCACTGCCTGCGCGAGAACCGCTGGCCCGGATACGCCGATGAGCCCGCACAAGTCGGTTTGCCGACATGGGCCCGCATGCGCATCGACGACCTGACCCCCGAAGAAATGGCCTTCGCGGCCGCTGCCTGA
- a CDS encoding HK97-gp10 family putative phage morphogenesis protein yields the protein MIGLGPSVSQLDAVEVSSNAPYAAPLEFGTSKMAARPYMEPAKNAKRKAVTQLVRKAVDSVVRRSKSGDT from the coding sequence GTGATAGGCCTCGGCCCATCGGTCAGCCAGCTGGATGCGGTCGAGGTCAGCAGCAACGCGCCCTACGCCGCCCCGCTGGAGTTCGGCACGTCGAAGATGGCCGCGCGCCCGTACATGGAGCCCGCCAAGAACGCCAAGCGCAAGGCAGTCACCCAGCTCGTCCGCAAGGCCGTGGACAGCGTGGTGCGCAGATCGAAATCAGGAGACACATGA
- a CDS encoding phage tail protein encodes MSEPNSADFALIKLQTADGPPAVFTLLCGVESATINRSAQTSETYRRDCAKPNRPGKRKLRVTGSSWQTSGSGNDNIDLETEYGDAFGVRKTYNVELYRDDGTDAGTGILTTRNQAMTTDTPGTIEVTIEGEGDLVWTVAA; translated from the coding sequence GTGTCCGAGCCGAATAGCGCCGACTTCGCCCTGATCAAACTGCAGACCGCTGACGGCCCGCCGGCAGTTTTCACCCTGCTGTGCGGCGTCGAGAGCGCCACCATCAACCGCTCGGCCCAGACCAGCGAGACGTATCGCCGGGACTGCGCCAAGCCGAACCGCCCCGGCAAGCGCAAGCTGCGCGTCACGGGCTCGTCGTGGCAGACCAGCGGCTCGGGCAACGACAACATCGACCTCGAAACCGAGTACGGCGATGCGTTCGGTGTCCGCAAGACGTACAATGTCGAGCTCTACCGCGACGACGGCACCGATGCAGGCACCGGCATCCTCACCACGCGCAACCAGGCGATGACCACCGACACCCCCGGCACGATCGAAGTCACCATCGAGGGTGAAGGCGATCTCGTCTGGACCGTCGCCGCCTGA
- a CDS encoding gene transfer agent family protein, protein MPDTRVELDFANGRYSFWLPLPRVLELERVCGNKSIFQMYDEMGAGLGMQGEAPVYMGGGSAKVTDIRETIRLGLLGSNAGFVDGSEIEVGPITARNLVDEYTFPNRPMIEGLHIAWSILHAAISGISLKKKRPRIRKRIPSREYLRASAIRNGCGGLLMRIGGRRRQIHFSNPCADAMRIDQGDIEGAI, encoded by the coding sequence ATGCCTGACACCCGCGTCGAACTGGATTTCGCGAACGGTCGCTACTCGTTCTGGCTCCCGCTACCCCGTGTGCTGGAACTGGAGCGGGTATGCGGCAACAAGTCGATCTTCCAGATGTACGACGAAATGGGCGCGGGCCTTGGTATGCAGGGCGAGGCGCCGGTCTACATGGGTGGCGGATCGGCCAAGGTCACGGACATTCGCGAGACGATCCGGCTTGGCCTGCTGGGCAGCAATGCGGGGTTTGTCGACGGCTCCGAGATCGAGGTCGGGCCGATCACGGCGCGCAATCTCGTCGACGAATACACCTTCCCGAACCGGCCCATGATCGAGGGTCTGCACATCGCCTGGTCAATTCTGCACGCCGCGATCTCCGGCATTTCGCTCAAAAAAAAGCGGCCGCGGATCAGGAAGCGCATACCGAGCCGGGAGTATCTTCGGGCGTCAGCGATCCGGAACGGTTGCGGCGGTTTGTTGATGCGCATCGGGGGTAGACGTCGCCAAATACACTTTAGCAACCCATGCGCCGATGCTATGCGAATTGATCAGGGCGACATAGAGGGGGCAATATGA
- a CDS encoding tape measure protein, translated as MRQSTGVISSSVKGLAASIGAGLSVREIANLADGYTRFTNSLKVAGLEGQNLAKTQNDLYEIAQKYGTELDSVGTLYSRISASAKDLGLSQSQLLEFVSGTSAALKVSGQSATEASGALLQLLQALSGSTIQPTHASDTQAAGGCMIRRPAIDVRALAGAAAP; from the coding sequence ATGCGGCAGTCGACAGGCGTGATCTCGTCGTCTGTGAAGGGGCTCGCCGCCAGCATTGGCGCTGGCCTTTCTGTCCGCGAAATTGCCAATCTGGCTGACGGCTATACCCGCTTCACGAACAGCCTGAAGGTCGCTGGTCTGGAGGGGCAGAACCTCGCAAAGACCCAGAACGACCTGTACGAGATCGCCCAGAAGTACGGCACCGAGCTCGATAGCGTCGGCACGCTCTACAGCCGCATTTCCGCCAGCGCCAAAGACCTCGGCCTGAGCCAGTCGCAGTTGCTGGAGTTCGTGTCCGGCACGTCGGCGGCGCTCAAGGTTTCCGGTCAGTCTGCGACTGAAGCGTCGGGTGCCCTGCTCCAGCTCTTGCAGGCTCTCAGCGGTTCGACGATCCAGCCCACACATGCCTCGGATACTCAGGCCGCAGGCGGATGCATGATCCGTCGCCCTGCCATAGACGTCCGCGCTTTGGCTGGCGCTGCGGCACCTTGA
- a CDS encoding STN domain-containing protein — translation MENKKVRKNACAATLWLATTSLAVGIVFSSAAFARSDDTITIDFPEQSLAQSLADVALLSGRTVLADDSSVSGQRTAALRGTFTLREALARLLAGTGLLAVRAQDGFVVRRAGAPVATHGT, via the coding sequence GTGGAAAATAAAAAAGTGAGGAAAAATGCCTGTGCCGCCACGCTGTGGTTAGCAACGACTTCGCTTGCCGTCGGGATTGTTTTTTCATCGGCCGCTTTCGCGCGTTCGGACGATACGATTACGATCGATTTTCCGGAACAAAGCCTTGCACAATCGCTCGCGGACGTGGCTTTGCTTTCGGGACGAACCGTCCTGGCCGACGACAGCAGTGTGTCCGGTCAGCGCACGGCTGCTCTTCGCGGCACTTTCACGCTCCGGGAAGCGCTCGCGAGGCTCCTGGCCGGGACCGGTCTGCTCGCCGTGCGCGCGCAGGACGGATTTGTCGTACGACGCGCAGGCGCGCCTGTTGCGACGCACGGAACCTGA
- a CDS encoding sensor domain-containing diguanylate cyclase, producing the protein MSAVEVPQGYMPARFNCTGMPSGYQKGVLWFYDVLPSGVDLNDELSLIIHSSRFDRLAVTFVYADGKTERQGVRSGDFGEHWRAGGQLAFRAPQRDARLVGFIMRFDKVASARLLRMRLVENGEEATQTTGLAALVGAALTLLLVGAIYNASLALTMRNQFSAWQASWAVCMIAWGSCWSQLHLFFLPWMAGAVSAQICTGLSCLAISLATLSAVTALDKSDVAKWLRGLALGLTLAVSLLGIPISLMRSGPIDLLGSVLSLAVLADLLVVTCCLGQAWRRGSLSARRFAGAWAVPMVALASTNFFDADAMFWGGGSQILVLFAAAWQTLWLSVAASRSHARLKMERDLARHAEAQAQELARRDVLTGLPNRRGFIERSQAIMGAAHDRDEAIALLLIDVDWFKSINDVYGHDAGDAVLQAIGECLADHESASCAVARLGGEEFAIMIAGLMDMDLMNFADGLRTQIRDCRHGERIGNRPVTVSIGVAQSVLIADFQALYRLADEALYQAKRGGRDQVSVRSLDFSEAGPDGAEAMILLK; encoded by the coding sequence GTGAGCGCGGTCGAAGTTCCGCAAGGCTATATGCCTGCGAGGTTCAATTGTACGGGCATGCCCAGCGGGTATCAAAAAGGCGTTCTGTGGTTTTACGATGTCCTGCCTTCGGGCGTGGACCTGAATGACGAGTTGTCGCTCATCATCCACAGTTCGCGCTTCGACCGGTTGGCGGTGACTTTCGTCTATGCGGACGGGAAGACGGAACGACAGGGCGTGCGCAGCGGTGATTTTGGCGAACACTGGCGGGCAGGGGGGCAACTTGCTTTTCGCGCACCGCAACGCGACGCTCGCCTTGTCGGTTTCATTATGCGCTTCGACAAAGTCGCAAGCGCACGCCTTTTGCGTATGCGGCTCGTCGAAAACGGTGAGGAAGCTACGCAAACCACTGGCTTGGCGGCCCTGGTCGGCGCGGCTCTGACGCTGTTGCTGGTGGGCGCCATCTACAATGCATCCCTGGCGCTGACCATGCGCAACCAGTTTTCTGCCTGGCAGGCATCATGGGCAGTTTGCATGATCGCGTGGGGAAGTTGCTGGTCGCAGCTTCATCTCTTCTTCCTGCCCTGGATGGCCGGAGCAGTCTCGGCGCAGATCTGCACCGGCCTTTCCTGTCTCGCGATCTCTCTGGCAACCCTGAGCGCGGTCACGGCGCTCGACAAGAGCGATGTTGCCAAATGGCTCAGGGGGCTGGCTCTGGGGCTGACGCTTGCCGTCAGTCTTCTGGGCATTCCGATTTCACTGATGCGGTCTGGACCGATCGACCTGTTGGGCAGCGTGCTATCCTTGGCAGTTCTCGCCGATCTGCTCGTTGTCACGTGTTGCCTCGGCCAGGCCTGGCGGCGGGGCAGTCTCTCGGCGCGCCGCTTTGCGGGAGCGTGGGCAGTCCCGATGGTCGCGCTGGCCTCGACCAACTTTTTCGACGCCGACGCCATGTTCTGGGGAGGTGGATCCCAGATCCTGGTACTCTTCGCGGCAGCATGGCAGACCCTGTGGCTGTCTGTGGCAGCTTCCCGTTCGCACGCGCGCCTCAAGATGGAACGGGATTTGGCACGTCACGCTGAAGCCCAGGCGCAGGAACTGGCACGCCGAGATGTGCTGACCGGATTACCCAACAGGCGGGGGTTCATTGAACGTTCGCAAGCAATTATGGGCGCTGCGCACGATCGAGACGAGGCCATTGCGCTCCTTTTGATCGATGTCGATTGGTTCAAGTCCATCAACGACGTGTACGGTCACGATGCCGGTGATGCGGTGCTTCAGGCGATCGGCGAATGTCTTGCTGACCACGAAAGCGCATCTTGTGCGGTTGCACGGCTCGGTGGCGAGGAGTTCGCCATCATGATTGCTGGTCTGATGGACATGGATCTGATGAATTTTGCAGATGGCCTGCGCACGCAGATACGGGATTGCAGGCACGGAGAGCGAATTGGAAATCGTCCCGTCACGGTCAGCATTGGCGTCGCGCAAAGTGTACTGATCGCGGATTTTCAAGCGCTCTACCGCCTGGCCGATGAAGCACTTTACCAGGCAAAGCGGGGCGGTCGCGACCAGGTCTCGGTTCGCAGTCTGGATTTTTCGGAAGCAGGGCCGGACGGTGCAGAGGCCATGATCCTGCTAAAATGA
- a CDS encoding MarR family transcriptional regulator, with translation MAYAEAFIEEFGVGTYLRDAARGQGPSHSNLCGGVNNSLLECAKRLLSSRQRIAKIAPRGLFRDSAWDMMLELFISSEQNTTIYIKQLMLVSGETAASAMRRIDRLAAANFLERIPDIFDHRRVVVKLTQRGKEAMKIMLNDLDSASCA, from the coding sequence ATGGCTTATGCTGAAGCTTTCATTGAAGAGTTTGGGGTCGGCACATATTTGCGTGATGCTGCAAGAGGGCAAGGACCCTCCCATTCCAATCTCTGTGGAGGTGTAAATAATAGCCTTCTGGAATGTGCCAAGAGGCTGCTTTCTTCTCGTCAAAGAATTGCAAAAATTGCACCGAGAGGGCTATTTCGTGATTCTGCTTGGGATATGATGCTCGAGCTTTTCATAAGCTCGGAACAAAATACGACAATTTACATAAAGCAATTGATGCTTGTCTCCGGCGAAACAGCTGCTTCGGCGATGCGCCGAATAGACCGTCTCGCTGCAGCAAATTTTCTTGAGCGAATTCCCGATATATTTGATCATCGCCGAGTTGTTGTAAAGCTGACGCAGCGAGGTAAGGAAGCCATGAAGATCATGCTGAACGACCTTGATAGCGCGTCCTGCGCGTAA
- a CDS encoding HlyD family type I secretion periplasmic adaptor subunit has translation MTGWNDSDDDLFEDEKDKRFTLATRTIWAVAGLFVVGVAWASLSPLDEVSTGTGRVVPTSRDQVVQSLEGGILKKMFVRQDDIVEPGQLIAQLDPTQAGSTVEESEAKYHAGLAAAARLKAEINGTPISFPPELDKYPDLKASETKLYNDRRQSLASSVALVDESLVLINKEVGIGESLIDVGAASTVEVLRLKRQRADLELKKSDLRSQYVVDAQQELAKVNEDTTALAPVVRGRSDTLQRLTLRSPVHGIVKSIDVSTVGGVIPPNGEVMQIVPLGDQLLIEARMSPRDIAFIHPGQRATVKITAYDYAIYGGLQGRVTTISPDTIRDEVKPDIYYYRVFIRTNSEALVNKLGKRLPISPGMIATVDVHTGERTVLEYLLKPFNKAREALRER, from the coding sequence ATGACTGGCTGGAACGATAGCGACGACGATCTGTTCGAGGACGAAAAGGACAAGCGTTTCACGCTGGCCACACGAACGATCTGGGCCGTGGCGGGACTGTTCGTGGTGGGGGTTGCCTGGGCCTCGCTCAGCCCGCTGGATGAGGTGTCCACCGGAACCGGACGAGTGGTGCCCACTTCGCGCGATCAGGTGGTGCAGTCGCTGGAAGGCGGCATCCTCAAGAAGATGTTCGTGCGCCAGGACGATATCGTCGAGCCGGGTCAGTTGATTGCGCAACTCGATCCCACGCAGGCGGGGTCGACGGTCGAGGAAAGCGAGGCGAAGTATCATGCCGGGCTGGCTGCGGCGGCTCGCCTGAAGGCGGAAATCAACGGCACCCCGATCAGTTTTCCGCCGGAACTCGACAAATATCCCGATCTCAAGGCATCCGAGACCAAGCTCTACAATGACCGGCGCCAAAGTCTGGCCAGCTCGGTGGCGCTGGTGGATGAATCCCTTGTGCTCATCAACAAGGAGGTGGGGATCGGTGAATCGCTCATTGATGTCGGTGCTGCAAGTACCGTGGAGGTTCTCCGCCTCAAGCGTCAACGCGCGGATCTTGAGCTGAAAAAGTCGGATCTCCGCTCTCAGTATGTCGTCGATGCCCAACAGGAACTGGCAAAGGTCAATGAAGACACGACGGCCCTGGCGCCGGTTGTTCGCGGACGCTCCGACACCTTGCAGCGCCTGACTTTGCGCTCGCCTGTGCATGGCATCGTGAAAAGCATCGATGTCTCGACGGTCGGCGGCGTCATCCCCCCCAATGGCGAGGTCATGCAGATCGTTCCGCTGGGGGATCAACTGTTGATTGAAGCGCGCATGTCGCCTCGGGATATTGCCTTCATCCATCCGGGGCAGCGCGCGACGGTCAAGATCACGGCTTACGATTACGCGATCTACGGAGGGTTGCAGGGAAGGGTCACGACCATTTCACCGGATACGATCCGTGATGAGGTGAAGCCGGATATATATTATTATCGGGTGTTCATTCGGACCAATTCGGAAGCCCTGGTCAACAAGCTTGGTAAGCGCTTGCCGATCAGTCCCGGCATGATCGCCACGGTTGATGTCCATACTGGCGAAAGGACCGTTCTGGAGTATCTTCTGAAGCCTTTCAACAAGGCTCGGGAAGCGTTGCGTGAACGATGA
- a CDS encoding type I secretion system permease/ATPase → MTENPGEAAEFRVDAWLEGFRHVAQHYRIPVSAENAKIASLWQGHSSTDERIRNLARGMGLRIRFADSKAFAVTSGRLPVIAELASGDLAIVTAISLENDAAVIVTGEGGLPNALPLDEIMREAVRFAIARPARGVPDARVDTYIRPYQEHWLRRTLLKDGGSYTHVVVASFITNLLGLSTVLFSMQVYDRVVPAESFPTLYVLFIGVLLAIGFDFLLRRLRMSIIDVLGKRADMRVSDQVFGHAIRVRNRDRPASTGTFISQLRDLEQVRELLTSTTVAALVDLPFFFLFLVFFWFIAGSLMLVPLGALVLLVLPGLLAQPKLRAYATESMRESSLRNAMLVEAVQRLGDIKTLQAESRFQHHWNHFNAVAGEAQLKLRELTNSLTVWTQNVQNLSYAAVIFFGAPLVMAGEMTTGALVAASILGSRMMAPMAQITQVLGRLQQARVGMKSVDQIMALPVDSPADEHRIPVPSVAGHFTLRSAVFHYGDTTAAPALSVNELDIRPGEKVALLGRNGAGKSTLLQGLSGMMQPTSGEVLLDDLALHHIDPGDVRRDVGLITQSSRLFHGTLRDNLLMGAPNATGAEIVDALHMVGADEFIRRTQAGLEYMVQEGGEGLSGGQVQALLLARLLLRQPTVLLLDEPTASMDDATERLFIERFKAWSAPRTVVVATHRLRVLDLVDRIIVIHDGQVTLDEGKDTALQIMQGKGKPS, encoded by the coding sequence GTGACCGAGAACCCTGGTGAAGCGGCCGAATTCCGGGTGGATGCTTGGCTGGAGGGGTTCCGGCACGTTGCGCAGCATTACCGGATTCCCGTCTCTGCGGAAAACGCGAAGATCGCGAGCCTGTGGCAGGGGCATAGCAGCACGGACGAGCGCATTCGCAACCTTGCGCGGGGGATGGGGCTGCGTATCCGGTTCGCGGATAGCAAGGCCTTTGCTGTCACCAGCGGGAGGCTGCCCGTCATCGCTGAACTGGCCAGTGGCGATCTTGCGATTGTAACGGCCATCAGTCTGGAAAACGACGCTGCGGTGATCGTGACCGGGGAAGGGGGGCTGCCGAATGCCTTGCCTCTGGACGAGATCATGCGCGAGGCGGTGCGCTTTGCGATCGCACGGCCTGCGCGCGGAGTGCCCGATGCTCGGGTGGACACGTATATCCGGCCCTATCAGGAGCATTGGCTGCGGCGCACGCTGCTGAAGGATGGCGGCTCCTACACCCATGTGGTTGTCGCTTCGTTTATCACCAACCTGCTGGGTCTCAGCACTGTCCTGTTCTCCATGCAGGTTTATGACCGGGTAGTACCGGCGGAATCCTTCCCGACCCTCTACGTGCTGTTCATCGGCGTGCTGCTGGCGATCGGCTTCGATTTTCTGCTGCGGCGATTGCGCATGAGCATCATCGACGTATTGGGCAAGCGGGCAGACATGCGCGTGTCCGATCAGGTGTTCGGACATGCCATAAGGGTGCGTAATCGCGATCGGCCTGCTTCCACGGGAACATTCATTTCGCAGCTGCGCGATCTGGAGCAGGTGCGCGAGTTGCTGACATCGACGACGGTTGCGGCTCTGGTCGATCTGCCGTTCTTCTTCCTTTTTCTGGTGTTCTTCTGGTTCATTGCCGGGAGCCTGATGCTGGTGCCGCTGGGCGCGCTGGTGCTGCTGGTCCTTCCGGGGCTTCTGGCGCAGCCGAAGTTGCGTGCCTATGCCACGGAATCGATGCGGGAATCGTCCCTGCGAAACGCAATGCTCGTCGAAGCGGTGCAGCGCTTGGGAGACATCAAGACGCTGCAGGCCGAAAGCCGCTTCCAGCATCACTGGAACCATTTCAATGCCGTCGCCGGAGAGGCGCAGCTGAAGTTGCGGGAACTGACGAACAGCCTCACCGTCTGGACCCAGAATGTTCAGAACCTGTCTTACGCCGCCGTGATCTTCTTCGGTGCACCGCTGGTGATGGCGGGCGAGATGACGACGGGCGCACTGGTCGCGGCATCGATCCTGGGGTCGAGGATGATGGCGCCGATGGCGCAGATAACGCAGGTTCTCGGGCGGCTTCAGCAAGCTCGGGTCGGCATGAAAAGCGTGGATCAAATCATGGCGCTGCCGGTGGACAGCCCGGCGGACGAGCACCGCATCCCGGTTCCCTCCGTCGCTGGCCATTTCACCTTGCGCTCTGCCGTGTTCCATTATGGCGATACCACCGCAGCGCCGGCCCTGAGCGTGAACGAACTCGACATCCGGCCCGGAGAGAAGGTCGCATTGCTGGGGCGCAATGGTGCTGGCAAGAGCACCTTGCTGCAAGGTCTCTCCGGAATGATGCAGCCCACTTCCGGAGAAGTGCTGCTGGACGATCTGGCGCTTCACCATATCGATCCGGGCGACGTGCGCCGCGACGTCGGCCTGATCACGCAAAGCAGCAGGCTGTTCCATGGCACCTTGCGCGACAATCTCCTGATGGGGGCGCCCAATGCCACCGGGGCGGAAATCGTCGATGCGCTGCACATGGTGGGTGCGGACGAATTCATCCGGCGAACGCAGGCCGGGCTGGAATACATGGTGCAGGAGGGGGGCGAGGGGCTGTCCGGAGGGCAGGTGCAGGCACTTCTGCTCGCGCGCCTGTTGCTTCGCCAACCGACGGTGCTGCTGCTCGATGAGCCTACCGCTTCCATGGATGATGCCACCGAACGGTTGTTCATCGAGCGGTTCAAGGCCTGGAGCGCGCCGCGCACCGTTGTGGTGGCCACGCATCGTCTGCGGGTGCTGGATCTTGTTGACCGTATCATCGTGATTCACGACGGACAGGTCACGCTCGACGAGGGCAAGGATACAGCGTTGCAGATCATGCAAGGGAAGGGGAAGCCCTCATGA